The DNA window GCAACAGTTTTGCCGATACAATCTCCTCCAATGCCTTTTCGTGTTGCTCCAATCCTGTATAAATCTCGCCCAACACCCGCCTGGCGTCTGCGACTTCAATTGAATCGTGACCAAACTGTGCCTTGTGAATATCCAATGCTTTTAGACAAAATGGAAGTGCTTCATCAAAGTTCAACACAGCATTGTATGCCTGGGCTAACTCCATATTGTCATCACCCAGTTCTTTATTGTCTTTCCCTAAAGCTGTTTCTTTAATCTCCAAACACTTTCTGAGATTGATAATAGCTTCTTCTCTCCTTCCCATGGCTGTCTTTGTCTTAGCAAGATCAACAAGTAAATTACAAAGAATAGGTCTAATTTCATCAAGACTAGATGAGTTTTCCTTCTCTAATTTAACCAACACATTCTCAGCTCTATGAAGATACACTAAACTATCATCAAACTTGTTTAAGTTATAAGAAACAGAACCAAGTAATTGAAGAGTCATGGCAAGATACAAAGATGGATTAGAATCTTTATCAAATACATCTAAAGCTCGACAAGCGTAAGGAAAAATCTTTTCTGGGTTCTCACCGTCTTGGTCAAGTTTGATTCCGACGTTGAGGCAAGCCAATCCTAGTTCTGTTTCGCCAAAACCGGCTTCCATGTTCTTGACTGATCTGAGCATGTCTTCCGCCGTCTTAATTGACTCGGAGGATTTCTCAGCTGGTGTGGAATTAGATGTAGCGGTGCTGAAAAGGTGAAGGATGTTGATCTTGGAAGAGAATAAAGCATGGTTGTTGTTGGTTTTGAAAAGGGGGGCGATTGAACGGTTTGTATTTGGTTCGATTGATGCAGTCGAAGCAATGAAATGGCGCGAGATAGAGAGGGATTTGGATGAAACCCTTCTCATCATCGGCAATAGATCTAGTGAAGCTCGGCCGACAGTGGTTATGATATTCTTCTGGATTCGGCGACCTCAATCGTTCAACTTAAACCCTTGTAGAACCCCTTTTTCGCTAGTAGCTACTTCtgtgaaattttttattattccaaAGGAAATGGGGAAAGTAAGTTAGGGTGAAAATTTGAAtatagggctgcaaatgagtcctTGAATTTGAGCtcgactatatatatatatatatattatctaaatagTTATCAAACTCAtatcatatttgttttaatatatattaaatcaaatatataatatatgtaatttttttagatgatataattaaataaaaactggTTAATGACAACCAT is part of the Impatiens glandulifera chromosome 1, dImpGla2.1, whole genome shotgun sequence genome and encodes:
- the LOC124915732 gene encoding protein KINESIN LIGHT CHAIN-RELATED 1-like, giving the protein MMRRVSSKSLSISRHFIASTASIEPNTNRSIAPLFKTNNNHALFSSKINILHLFSTATSNSTPAEKSSESIKTAEDMLRSVKNMEAGFGETELGLACLNVGIKLDQDGENPEKIFPYACRALDVFDKDSNPSLYLAMTLQLLGSVSYNLNKFDDSLVYLHRAENVLVKLEKENSSSLDEIRPILCNLLVDLAKTKTAMGRREEAIINLRKCLEIKETALGKDNKELGDDNMELAQAYNAVLNFDEALPFCLKALDIHKAQFGHDSIEVADARRVLGEIYTGLEQHEKALEEIVSAKLLLKSLGLDSDMLRAEIASANTLIALGRFQEAVDTLKSVAKCTDKESDDRAIVYVSMAKALFHLDKLDDSKKCLEIARLILDEKNAIPSEEAVEAYMEISMQYETMGELDSSVLLLKKTLELIVNLPELQHLEGSISARIGWLHLSIGQAEKAVVYLENATERLKINFGSNHFGVGYVYNNLGSAYMDLDKPQLAADSFIQAKKIMEVSLGRVHEDTIGTCRNLVKAYEAMKSYSLAIELQEQVIEDWKTHGLSTEDDELKEANLFLEQLKKGALNQ